The Streptococcus pantholopis genome has a segment encoding these proteins:
- a CDS encoding cell division site-positioning protein MapZ family protein, with translation MTEEKKKPQEQENEESKLDFEKAREMTVGEAVRKDSEIKAGVTEEDGVLDKYIKQHPEEVASQKFDTITARYEKLDTATLDDFIKQQREELEQSSLLQDEAEKKFSDSSEEPVQFGTVTEDTFIAEETVRQSGTEMASDPEPAEEPLASAKDKNAPFYKKRKLLLGALFALILAVFAAGFGMNYLNRQRSQQQTSGSSADKASTSSTASSSKDSTKEAADEFDSLYQSFFADDQQTLPKNSEFTNLSKLETALKQLADTDYYKDAKSKYDKLSRQIKAVQAVNGKFTSDAIADGKQVESAAVKSDANFDDLSSETLNTGNASLDTLLQKVIAAGREQLAAKGSSSSQQAASGESSAAESNSAVNGSGISGYDSSTLDRSRSRVPYSAEAVADSANSAWAFNPGVLEKIVATSQERGYISGNDYILEPINIINGNGYYNMYKPDGTYLFSINCKTGYFVGNASGYSDGLDY, from the coding sequence GTGACAGAGGAAAAGAAGAAGCCACAGGAACAGGAAAATGAAGAGTCAAAACTGGATTTTGAAAAAGCTCGGGAGATGACTGTCGGCGAAGCCGTTCGCAAAGATTCAGAAATCAAAGCTGGAGTCACTGAAGAAGATGGTGTTTTAGACAAATATATCAAACAGCATCCTGAAGAAGTTGCTTCGCAAAAATTTGACACCATTACTGCCAGGTATGAAAAATTGGATACAGCTACGCTTGATGATTTTATCAAACAGCAGCGTGAAGAGTTAGAACAGTCCAGTCTTCTTCAAGATGAGGCAGAAAAAAAATTCTCTGATTCAAGTGAGGAGCCGGTACAGTTTGGTACAGTGACAGAGGACACTTTTATCGCTGAAGAAACAGTGCGTCAGTCGGGAACTGAAATGGCTTCTGATCCAGAACCGGCTGAGGAGCCTCTTGCAAGCGCAAAGGACAAGAACGCTCCTTTCTATAAAAAACGCAAGCTATTGCTGGGGGCCTTATTTGCTCTGATTCTTGCCGTTTTTGCTGCTGGTTTTGGAATGAATTATCTGAATCGTCAGCGGTCACAGCAGCAAACATCGGGTTCGTCTGCCGATAAAGCCAGCACATCTTCAACTGCTTCAAGTTCGAAAGATAGTACGAAGGAAGCTGCAGATGAATTTGACAGTCTGTATCAGTCCTTTTTTGCGGATGACCAGCAAACTTTGCCTAAAAACAGTGAGTTCACTAATCTTTCTAAATTAGAAACGGCTCTTAAACAGTTAGCTGATACAGATTATTATAAGGATGCTAAAAGTAAATACGATAAGCTGAGCCGTCAAATAAAAGCGGTTCAAGCAGTAAATGGCAAGTTTACTTCTGATGCCATTGCTGATGGAAAGCAGGTAGAGTCTGCCGCTGTCAAATCAGATGCTAATTTTGACGATTTGTCCAGTGAAACTTTAAATACCGGCAATGCCAGCTTGGATACCTTGCTGCAAAAAGTTATTGCTGCCGGCCGTGAGCAGCTGGCTGCTAAAGGGAGCAGCTCATCGCAACAGGCTGCTTCGGGAGAAAGTTCAGCTGCTGAGTCGAATTCAGCAGTAAATGGTTCTGGTATTTCGGGCTATGACAGTTCAACGCTGGATCGCAGCCGTTCACGTGTCCCATATAGTGCAGAGGCCGTGGCGGACAGTGCTAATTCAGCATGGGCTTTTAATCCCGGAGTGCTTGAAAAAATTGTGGCGACTTCTCAGGAGCGCGGCTATATCTCAGGAAATGACTACATCCTTGAACCTATTAATATTATTAACGGCAACGGTTATTACAATATGTACAAGCCTGATGGCACCTATCTTTTTTCCATCAACTGTAAAACAGGCTATTTTGTCGGCAATGCTTCAGGCTACTCAGATGGACTGGATTATTAA
- a CDS encoding THUMP domain-containing class I SAM-dependent RNA methyltransferase, whose protein sequence is MKESFNLVATAGAGLEAVVGREIRNLKIDCQVENGKVRFQGDQTAIIRSNLWLRSADRVKIVVGEFTALTFEELFQGIKSLDWENYLPLGAQFPIAKAKCVKSQLHNEPSVQAVAKKAVVKKLQQYYHRPESIPLPEHGAEFRIELAIVKNQVSVLIDTSGSSLFKRGYRVDKGGAPLKENMAAAIIELSNWYPDKPFIDPTCGSATFCIEAAMIGMNMAPGLRRSFAFESWSWFDQELTAKLRAEAEGQIDRTVELDISGFDIDGRMIETAKKNVAAAGLEDVIKLKQMRLQDLKTEKINGVIIANPPYGERLLDDKAVNILYNEMGQAFAPLKTWSKFILTSDEQFEKKYGMPADKKRKLYNGTLKVDLYQFFGERVKRAQV, encoded by the coding sequence ATGAAAGAAAGCTTTAATTTAGTGGCGACAGCCGGAGCAGGTCTTGAAGCTGTTGTCGGCCGTGAAATCAGAAATTTAAAAATAGACTGCCAGGTTGAAAACGGCAAAGTTCGTTTTCAGGGAGACCAGACGGCTATTATCAGAAGTAATTTGTGGCTGCGGTCAGCGGATCGTGTCAAAATTGTAGTTGGAGAATTTACAGCTCTTACTTTTGAAGAACTTTTTCAAGGGATAAAGTCTCTTGATTGGGAAAACTACCTGCCTCTCGGTGCACAATTTCCGATTGCCAAGGCCAAATGTGTCAAATCCCAGCTTCATAATGAACCCAGTGTACAGGCTGTTGCAAAAAAAGCTGTTGTTAAAAAACTGCAGCAGTATTATCATCGGCCGGAGAGCATTCCCCTACCGGAACATGGTGCAGAGTTCCGGATTGAGCTTGCTATTGTCAAAAATCAGGTCAGCGTGCTGATTGATACAAGCGGATCCAGTTTATTTAAACGCGGTTACCGTGTGGATAAGGGAGGCGCTCCGCTTAAAGAAAATATGGCTGCGGCTATTATTGAGCTAAGCAATTGGTACCCTGATAAACCTTTTATCGATCCAACTTGCGGATCAGCAACTTTTTGTATTGAAGCGGCTATGATTGGCATGAATATGGCCCCGGGCCTCAGGCGCAGCTTTGCCTTTGAATCTTGGTCTTGGTTTGATCAGGAACTGACGGCAAAGCTTCGTGCAGAGGCAGAGGGGCAAATTGACCGAACAGTTGAGCTGGATATTTCCGGTTTTGATATTGACGGCCGAATGATTGAAACTGCCAAGAAAAATGTAGCAGCAGCCGGACTTGAAGATGTCATCAAACTGAAACAAATGCGCCTTCAAGACCTTAAAACGGAGAAAATCAATGGTGTTATTATAGCCAATCCTCCCTATGGCGAGCGACTGCTGGATGACAAAGCAGTTAATATTTTGTATAATGAGATGGGTCAAGCCTTCGCTCCGCTGAAGACTTGGAGTAAGTTTATTTTGACTAGTGATGAACAATTTGAAAAGAAATACGGCATGCCAGCCGATAAAAAACGAAAACTGTACAATGGAACACTGAAAGTTGATTTATACCAGTTTTTTGGTGAACGTGTCAAACGTGCTCAGGTTTAG